Genomic window (Xylanimonas protaetiae):
GATCTTCGCCCCACCAGCGCGTCGGCCGATGTCGTGCTGCTCCAGGCCGCCGACGCCGCGGCGCTGCAGCCGCAGGCGACCGGAGAGTACTGGTACGTGCACTGGCAGATCACCGACCACTTCGAGAGGAAGCCCGGAAGCGGAGAGTTCGTGCCGATCACCTATCAGCGGGAGGACTGGAGCTCGCGTGAGCGAGGCGTCATGCGCGACGAGCAGGGGGCGGCGTTCAAGGCCGTCGAGGACGGGCGCACGACCATCGACCCCGCCGACGTCAGGTTCGAGAACTACACCATCGACGACACGGGAACCCCGGCCGCCAGGACGTTCAGCGGTTTCACCTGGGACGAGCTCGACGCGCTACCGACCGACCCCGTGCAGCTTCGTGCTGCGCTCCTGGCGGCGACGCCCAGCTCCGGGCACGGGCGCAACTACGACCTCTTCGACTCAGTTCAGTGGCTGCTCTTCGGCAGCCCCGCCCGGCCCGAGCTCCGGCGAGCGCTGTGGACGGTCCTTGCCGGGATCGACGAGGTGACCCTGCTGGGCGGTCGGACGGACGCGCTTGGCCGGCAGGGGACCGCGGTCGAGGTGAAGTTCCCCGACTGGTACGTCACCACGATGACGCTCGACCCGACCACCGGCATGCTCCTCGAGTGGAGGGCGACCGAGCAGGACGGCTCCCGTCCCCTCACCTACACCCTTGTGGAGCAGGGTCCGCGCGACTCGGCACCTGCCGCGCAGCCGCCGCTCTGCGGACCGGGCTCCGTGCCGCTCGTCAGCTGCTGACACCAGGACCGCGGAACGCTGAGTGTCCCTGATCACGACGATCAGGGGCACTCAGTGTTCCGCAGCGACGCCGTACCTGGGTCCGTCGGTGCGACGCGGACGCGACAGCGAGCCACCTCGCCGTTCTGGAGAGGCACACCGAGGGTAGACACGTAGTCTACCTAGGGTAGAAACTGGTCTCGTGAGCCTGAACATCAAGAACGAGCGCACGCACGCGCTCGTCCGTGAGCTCGCCGAGCGGACGGGGCTGTCCCAGACGAGCGCGGTCGAGGAGGCGGTGGTGCGGTACCTGCGGGAGCTGACCGCGAAGGACGCGGACCAGACGGAGGCGGACCGGGTCGCGGCCAGGCGCGCCCGGATCGACCTGGTCCGAGCGCAGATCGCGGCCACCGTGCACGTACCGCTCCATGTCCGCCAGGAGGCAGACGAGGCGCTGTACGACGAGAACGGCCTGCTCCGGTGATCGTCCACACCTCAGCGGTCGTCGCGATCGTGGCCCGGGAGCCCGCGGCGGACGCCCTCGCAGAGATCCTCGCGACCGCGCGGGAGGTGATGATCGCCGCCCCACGCTCGTCGAGCTGCAGGCCGTGCTCGAGCACCGCGGCGGGGTGGACGAGGCCCGCGCCGCGCAGAACCTCCTGCGGTCGGCGGAGGTCGAGGTGGCCGACTTCACGGCGCGGCATGCCGAGGTGGCGCGGCAGGCCTACCGCGACTACGGCCGGGCCAGCGGCCACCCGGCTCGCCTCAACCTCGGCGACTGCTACGCGTACGCCCTGGCAGCGGTCGCGGACCAACCGCTCCTGTTCGTCGGCGACGACTTCGTGCACACCGACGTCCGGCCGGCGTACCTCCCGCCGTCGGCATAGCGGTCAGGCGCCCAGGCGGCTCCAGGCGGCCCAGCGGTCACGCGCCCAGGCGGCCCAGCGCCGTCGTCGCGGCGACGACCGCCTCGACCAGCGGGTCGGCGTCGAACGGGGCGTCGAACGTGAAGCGGACCGACGTCTGCGCGACCTCCGGAGGGACCCCCAGGGCGAGGAGCACGTGCGACGGCTCGTCGCGGCCCGCAGCGCAGGCGGAGCCCGACGAGGTGATCACCCCGGACCGCTCGAGCTCCAGGA
Coding sequences:
- a CDS encoding CU044_5270 family protein, giving the protein MLLQAADAAALQPQATGEYWYVHWQITDHFERKPGSGEFVPITYQREDWSSRERGVMRDEQGAAFKAVEDGRTTIDPADVRFENYTIDDTGTPAARTFSGFTWDELDALPTDPVQLRAALLAATPSSGHGRNYDLFDSVQWLLFGSPARPELRRALWTVLAGIDEVTLLGGRTDALGRQGTAVEVKFPDWYVTTMTLDPTTGMLLEWRATEQDGSRPLTYTLVEQGPRDSAPAAQPPLCGPGSVPLVSC
- a CDS encoding type II toxin-antitoxin system VapB family antitoxin, producing MSLNIKNERTHALVRELAERTGLSQTSAVEEAVVRYLRELTAKDADQTEADRVAARRARIDLVRAQIAATVHVPLHVRQEADEALYDENGLLR
- a CDS encoding type II toxin-antitoxin system VapC family toxin gives rise to the protein MLEHRGGVDEARAAQNLLRSAEVEVADFTARHAEVARQAYRDYGRASGHPARLNLGDCYAYALAAVADQPLLFVGDDFVHTDVRPAYLPPSA